The Thermovibrio guaymasensis genomic interval GCGATAATTGAGTTTTTCTCCCTTAAAAGGGAGAGCTTCGGGTTTTTTTTGAGGAATCCTTGGCAGAAGTCTGCTATCTCTTTTTCATTTCCGTATACAGATGGGATTGAGATTAGTTTTTTGAGGAGCTCTACAGGCAAGGAATCCCCCGGAGAGATTTGGAAAGATTTGTTAAAGTGGTGGGCCCGGGAGGACTCGAACCTCCGACCGTCCGGTTATGAGCCGGATGCTCTAACCAACTGAGCTACAGGCCCACTGTTTTATTGGTGGAGCCGGCGGGATTCGAACCCGCGACCTTCAGACTGCCAGCCTGACGCTCTCCCAGCTGAGCTACGGCCCCAGTTAAATATTAGATGGCGTCCCCGGCGGGATTCGAACCCGCGTCGCCGGCGTGAAAGGCCGGTGTCCTAGGCCGGGCTAGACGACGGGGACGCTTTAAGTGGTGAGCCGCCCAGGACTCGAACCTGGGACCTACGGATTAAAAGTCCGTTGCTCTACCAACTGAGCTAGCGGCCCACCTTTGCTGGAGGGTAATATAGGCCTCTTTCTTAACCTGTCAATACTTTGGTGTGTAATATTCATAAGTTAAGGATTGATATTTGGTAATAACTTTGTTAAAAATCTTCATACAAACTATGGGAGGTATGCTTATGGGGAGGATTTTCCTTGTGCTTGCTACTCTCCTTCTAACTTCTCAAGCGGTGGCTGAAGACGTTATTGTTGAAGCTACTTCTTCTCTGGAGCCAGTTTCCTCTGCAACTTTGGTTGAGAGGAAAGGTGTAAAGGAAATTTTGGACTCTTTTTCTGGTGTAAACCTTATTTCCCTTTCCTCTGCTCCTACGCCTAGAGATGTTGTTTTCCTAAGGGGCTTTACTCCTGAAAGGTTTTACGTTTACTATGGAGAGGTTCCCCTAAATGGTTCAGGGATAAGGGGGAATTTCTACTTTGACCTGTCATCCCTTCCCCATTTTATCAGGAAGGTTAGGGTTATATATGGTCCATCGGTAGTTTACGGTTCAAATCCGGGAGGGAACGTAATTCTTGAGCCTGAAGGTTTTCCAATCAATAAGGAGTTTTCCTTTTCTGCTTCTGCCGGTTCTTACAATACCTATAAGAGCTCCCTTAAGCTCTCTCTCCCTGCAGGCTTGACCGGCGTTAGGCTATCATTTCAGGGTCTTTCCTCAAAGGGCTACCTTAGAAATGACTCTTCAAAGACGGAGAGCCTTGAGCTAGGGCTTTTTAGGTTTATTGGGGATAGTTCTGTTTTAAAGTTTACTACTTTCCTTTCCAGGGTTAGGGACGGTTTCCCCGTCCTTAACACTCCAAAAGTGGAAGCTTCAAATTACGATGATAACTATCCAAAAGTAGAAGTAACTTACTTTAGTCTTGCCTGTGCTCCCTACTGTAAGATGAAGTTGATCGATAGGGATGGCGATAACTACTTAATTAGACAGGTTGAAAGGTATTCACTAGACCTTTTAACTCAGACGGATAAAGGTGAACTTGACTTTACCCTTTACTTTAACAGGGCAAAGAAGTGGGAGGACTACTACGGCTTTTTTAAGACTCCTAAAGGGGTAAAACTTATCTCTATGAAACTTGAAGGTACCGATGACTTTACTTACGGTTTTAGGACCCTTTACTCTCAAAAGCCTTTTAAGTTAGGTGCAGAGTTTAACAGTTCTGGTTACGGGAGCATTGAAAAAAACGGTAAGGAGCTGACTAATTCAAACCTTCACGCCCTCAGGAGAGGTGCCCTCTTCGCTGAAGTGGAAAGGGAGCTCCTTGGTTTAAAGCTAAGGGGAGGCTTCCGGGTTGAGAGGTGGCTTGGCAGGGGGACTTCTGGAGATACTGAGCTCCTGCCGGCCATTTCTCTCTTTAAGGAAGTCGGAGAGAATACCTTTTACTTTGGAGTTGGAAGGGTTTATAGACCTCCTAAGGCTGAAGAACTAAAGTGGTATTCAGCGGGGAGGACCCTTCTTAAGAGGTTTGGGTATAACTATAAACTAAAGGATGAAGAAGGTTGGGATTTAGAGGCTGGGGTCAGGAATAAGAACCTCTCCGTTAGGTTCTTTGACTACCGCATTAAAAACTACATAGTCAGTAACTTTTTAGCAGCTCAGAAAGTCCTTCACCGTTCGTTTCCGTATAGGGTTATTGAAAACCTCAGCTGGGTTAAGAATAGAGGAGTAGAAGTTTCCTATCAAAAGAGTTTAGGTTCTTACTCTTACTTAGTTTCTTACACTTACCAAAACTTTTCTCACTCTTCATCTAGCTTTACACCTTCAGAAACTCCATCGCCTAAGGTTCTCGTTCCAAAGAGTAAACTTGTCCTTTCATTAAGGAGAGGGAACTTCCTTTTGAACAAGGACTGGGCAGAAGTTGAGATGAAGGCTTACTCTAAAAGGAGTGGTGTAAGTGAAAAAGTTCCAGGATTTACAGTTTTCTCCTTTTCTTACGGATTGAAACCCTTTAAAAGACTTGACCTTTCAATTAAAATAGACAACGTCTTTGATAGGAAGTACTACTTTGTTGAAGGTTATAGAATGCCCGGAAGGAACTTTTCAGTTAATCTAACTTATGCTTTTGGGGAAAGATGAGAGGAGAAACCCTCCTCTCATACATTTTCTCCCTCCTTATTCACTTTTTCATCATCTCTCTTTTAATCTCTTGGACCTCCAGCCTTTGTCTAAAAAAGGAGAAGAGGGAGTTCTCAATTCCTGTGGAGCTCAGCTGGGAAGTTCCCTCCCAACCGAAGTTAGAGAAATTGAATCAGAAAGGGAGCTCCCTAAAGGAGAGAAAGGTTCAACCTAAGAGAAAAAAAGAAGTACAAAGAACGCAAAACTTTAAAGTGAAACCTAAAAGGAAGTTAAAGAAGGTAAGTAAAGTGAAGAGGAAATTAACTAGAAAGTTAACTAAAAGGGAAGTTAATAAGTTAAGCTCTAAAAAGAGTGCTTTCTCAAAGATTAAGGAGAAAAATCCTATAAAAAGAAAAGTAGAGAGTTTTAGGGGGAAAGCACCTGAACCTAAGAGAGACCTCCTTTGCTCTAGACCAGCTAATGAGCCTGAAGGAAATGCTTTGGGTAGTTCTAAAAAAAAGAAAGAAGTTCAAAACCTTGAGGCTAAAAGTTTCTCAAAGGAGGGGAATTTAGGTAAAAGAAGTTCTTTTAACCCTCAGGACTATAGAAAGCTTGTAATCTCCACTCTAAATAAGAACAAGTTTTACCCTCCCCTTGCAAGGAGACTGGGGATTGAAGGCAGGGTTGAGCTCAGGATTACCTTTAACAGGAAGGGAGAGCCTGTAAAGGTTGAAGTTCTCAACTCTCCCCACTTTGTTTTGAAAAAGGCAGCAGTTAAGCTGGTTAAGAAGAGCTCCTTCCCTCCCCTTCCAGAGGATTACCCAGAGGATACCTTAACCCTTAAGGTGGGTATAGTTTATAAACTTGTTGATTAGAGAATCTTTACTTCAAGGTTAAGCTCTATTCCAAAGAGCTCTCTTACTCTTTCTTTCCCGATCTCTACTATTTCCTGAAAGTCCTTTAAGGTTCCTTTACCTTCGTTAATTAGGAAGTTTGCGTGTTTTTCAGAGAACTTTAAATCTCCAAGGGAAAAACCTCTTAGACCGCACTTATCAAGGAGTCTTCCGGCACTCTCCTCAGGTGGGTTTTTAAAGGTTGAGCCGGCCGTTCTCAAGAAGAAGGGAGGCTGCTTTGAAAGCCTCCTTAAAACGAATTCCCTAATTTTCTCTTTAACTTTTTCCTTTTCCTCTTTCTCTATTTTGAACTTGGCTTCAACTACAACTCCACTCTTAGGAAAGGGAGATTCCCTGTAGGAAAAACCTTTAAACTCCGTTAACTTCTTGACTTCTCCACTGTAAGTTACAAAAGTTACTTCTTTTAAGAGTTCTTTTACTTCCCTGTTGAACGCTCCTGCGTTTTGAGCTATTAGTCCTCCAACTGTTGCTCTTGGTATCCCGGCTAGAAACTCAAATAGTAAAAAACCCCTTTTCATCTGAAGTTTAAGGACTTTCCTTAAAGGAACTCCTGCACCTAAGGTTATTTCCTTTTCCTTTAGTTCTACTCTTTGGAATCCTTTAAGGGAAATGAGGGAAGTTTCTCCGCTTACTACACTGTTTGAGCCGCCGCCTATCGGCTTAAAGCCCTCCCTCACTAAGAGGGAGAGCTCCGATAAATTTTCAGGAAAGTAAACTCTTGTAGGCCTTCCTATTCCAAGTGTTGTAAGCTCTTTTGCTGTTAGTACTTTAACCTTCAAACCTATCTCTCAGTTCCTTTGCCGCTTTTACAAAGTTTACAAAGAGTGGGTGAGGTTTCCTGGGCCTTGATTTAAACTCAGGGTGGTACTGAACCGCAACGAACCAGGGGTGGTTTTTAATCTCTACAACTTCTACAAGTTTACCGTCTGGAGAAGTTCCAGCTATAACGAGTCCTGCTTTCTCTAGAGTTTCCCTGAAGGCATTGTTAAACTCGTAACGGTGTCTGTGCCTTTCGGAAATTTCCTTTACGCCGTAAGCTTTATAGCTGAAGGTGTCTTCCTTAAGAACGCAGGGGTAAGCCCCCAACCTCATAGTTCCCCCTTTCTCTTTAACTCCCTTTTGTTCTTCCATCAGGTCAATTACAGGGTAGGGGGTTGTTTTGCTGAACTCTGAGCTGTGGGCTCCTTCAAGACCTGCCACGTTCCTTGCAAACTCTATAACGGCACACTGCATTCCGAGACATATTCCGAAGAATGGAATTCTGTTTTCCCTAGCAAACTTTACTGCCCTAATTTTCCCCTCAACTCCCCTCTCTCCAAAACCTCCTGGAACTAAAATTCCATAAACGTCAGAAAGGAACTCTTCAGGTTCTACCTGGTCAAGCTCTTCAGCGTTAACCCACTTTATATCCACTTTTACGTTGTTTGCTGCCCCTGCGTGGACGAAGGACTCAACTATACTCTTGTAAGCGTCCGGGAGTTCAACGTACTTTCCTACAATAGCTATCTTTACACTTCCTTCCTGAGGTTTCTTTATCTTATCAACTACCTTTTTCCACTCCGAAAGGTCGGCCTCCTGACTTACGGGAAGCTGAAGCTTCTCTATTATGAGCTGGTCAATTTTCTCCTTTTGGAGGACTAGGGGAACTTCGTAAATAGTTGAAAGGTCCTTTGCGGTAACCACTTCATGCTCTTTAAGGTTTGCAAAGAGAGCTATTTTCCTCTTAACCTGCTGAGGGATGCTCCTTTCAGAGCGGCAGACGATAATATCCGGTTGAATACCGATTGCTCTAAGCTCTTTTACCGAGTGCTGTGTAGGTTTTGTCTTAAGCTCTCCTGCACTCTTAACGTAAGGGACGTAAGTAACGTGTATGTAGATTGCGTTGCTCTTTCCTACTTCTGCTCCAAGTTGCCTTATAGCTTCAAGGAACGGAAGCCCTTCAATGTCTCCAACGGTTCCACCTACTTCAACTATTACAACGTCAACGTCAGTTGACATGAGCTGTTTTATCTTTTCTTTAATTAAGTTTGTAACGTGGGGAATTACTTGAACGGTTCCTCCGAGGAACTCTCCTTTCCTCTCTTTTTGAATTATCTCCTGATAAATCTGGCCACTGGTTACGTTGTTAATCCTTTTCATAACTGCGCTTGTAAAGCGCTCGTAGTGACCAAGGTCAAGGTCGGTTTCGGCTCCATCTTCGGTAACGTAAACTTCACCGTGTTGGTAGGGGTTCATCGTTCCAGCGTCAACGTTAAGGTAAGGGTCTAGCTTCTGAATAGTTACTTTTAATCCCCTACTCTCCAAAAGGGTTCCGATTGAGGATGCCGTTATTCCCTTTCCTATTGAGGATAGAACTCCACCGGTAACGAAGATAAGTTTTGAGGCCATTATTTAACCTCTCTTTAAGATTTTTTCTGCCCTTTCAAGGTCCTCTGGCGTATCTATTCCTAAAGGTTCCCTTTCAACAACTGAGACCCGAATTTTATAACCATTTTCAAGGATCCTTAACTGCTCAAGCTTCTCAAGACTCTCAAGTCTTCCAACTGGCCAATTAACGAACATTTCAAGGGCTTCTTTCCTAAAGCCGTAAATTCCGATGTGTTTTAAGTAGTGTTCGGGCTTACTATCCCCTTCCCTGATGAAGGGAATCGGGCTCCTTGAGAAGTAGATGGCGTTAAACTCCTTATCTAGAACCACTTTTACCCTGTTAGGGTTCTCCACCTCTTTTAAATCCCTAAAGGGAGTTGCAACTGTTGAAAATAGACAGCCCTCTTTTAAGGCCCTGTAGAGGGGAAGGACGTGTCCTTCCTCTACGAAAGGTTCGTCCCCTTGAACGTTTACTATGAATGGGTAAGGGAGGCCTTTAACAGCTTCATATACCCTGTCAGTTCCGCTTGGGAGGTCTGAAGGGGTTATTACTGCCTCAACTCCCTCCCTATTAACTAGTTCCTTAACCTTGTGGCTGTCTGTTGCTACTATGACGTTAGAGGCAAAGGCCTTTACTGCCCTAACAGTCCTTACTATTAGCGGAACGCCTGCAACCGGGATTAAGGGTTTGTTGGGAAGCCTCGTAGAGCCCAGCCTTGCAGGTATAACAACTACTGCGTCTTCCATCTTACGCTTTTAAAACTCCTTCAACTATTGATTGGAACATCCTTAGGCCGTCTGTTGAACCCAGGATTGCCTCTGAGGCCCTTTCCGGGTGGGGCATGAGTCCAAAGACGTTGCCCCTTTTGTTACATATTCCTGCTATGTTATTTAGAGAGCCGTTGGGGTTAAATTCAGGACTTACAACTCCCTCAGGGGAGGAGTACCTTACCACTACCTGACCGTTTTCCTCTATTTCCTTTAGGGTTTCAGGTGGGCAAGTGTAGTTTCCTTCAGCGTGGGCTATGGGAATCCTTACAACTTCTCCCTTTTTGTAAAGGTTAGTAAATGGGGTATCAACGTTCTCAACCTTGAGGTGTACGAACTTACATATAAATGATAAGGTTTTGTTCGGTAGCATTGCTCCAGGTAGGAGGCCAGACTCAAGGAGAATTTGGAACCCGTTGCAGATTCCCATTACAAGCCCTCCCCTCTCTGCAAACTCACATATCTCTTCAGTGATTGGGGAGAGCTTTGCCATTGCTCCGGCCCTAAGGTAGTCTCCGTAGGAAAAACCTCCGGGAACTATTACGCAGTCAATCCCTTTTAGGTCTCTATCCTTATGCCAAAGGTAAACTACTTCATGGCCGAGAACTTTCTCTATTACCCAGCCTACGTCCCTATCACAGTTACTACCTGGATAAACAGGTATTCCAAACTTCATTACTCCTCCAGCTCTTCAATTTCGTACGTGTACTCTTCAATTACAGGGTTGACTAGGAACTTCTTAGCCATTTCCTTTATTTCCCTTTCAACCTCTTCCCTACTTTCAGCTTCAATTTCCATGGTTACGTACTTTCCCACCCTTACGTTTTTAACGCTTGTAAAGCCTAGCTGGTGAGCGGCTTTCTCAACGGCGACCCCTTGAGGGTCAAGGATCCCTTTCCTATAAGTGATGAGTACCTTCACTAAAAAGCTGGCCATTTTCCTCTCCTAAGGCTAGTTTTTTCCAGTAGCAAAATTATACATCTGGAGAAGGACTTGGCCTTTAAAAAGTGTAGTAATTGTTCTTTTGTTAAGAGTTACTTTCTCGTTATTCTAGTTGCGGCTTTTACTTTAAGGTTCCTTCCTCAGTACTCCATATTCGTTAACACACTCCTTCTCATTGGAATTCCGGTCCTCATTTACAGGAAGGATGCTTACGAGTTGGGGTTTAGGAACTTCCTTTCTGGGTTAAAGTGGGGACTTTTAGTTTCAGTTATTGTTCTTGGAGTCTACTTTATCCTATGTTCAAGCTTTAGTAAAGTTAACTTCGGATTTTCAGTAAACGCTCTTTTGTTCTACCTTTCTGTGGCTATCGGGGAAGAGGTCTTCTTTAGGGGGTTCTTCTACTCCTTGTTTGATAATGAAGAGATACTTAAGGGATTTTTAACTAAGAATAACTTAGTTTCAAGTACTCTTTTTGGGGTCGCTCACTCTCTGATTTACTACGATCCTTCAATGTTTAAGGTCTTCTTTCCATCCCTAGTTATGGGCTGGCTCTACGAAAGGAGCGGTTCTATAGTTGCTCCGGTAATCTTTCACTGGCTTTCAGACTTAATTTACCAGTTTGTGAGGTGCGTGTGAGGAAAACGTTTTTAATAACTGCTTTAATCTCATTTTTGATTGATAGGTTGACTAAAGTTTGGGCTGTAAAGGAGCTCTCCCTCTCCTCTAAGCCGATTATTCCAGGTTTCTTTCAGCTCAGGTACGCAGAGAACAAGGGAGCCGCATTTAGTATTTTCTCATCTTCCCCAGAGCCACTTAGGATGTTCTTCCTCTTGGTACTGCCAACCTTAATTGCCCTCTTTGTCCTCTACTACGGGCTGTTTAAGGTGAAGGATAGGCTAACTTCTGTAGCCCTTGGCCTTATTTTGGGGGGAGCTCTTGGGAACATCTACGATAGGCTCTTTTACGGTAAAGTCGTTGATTTCCTGGATTTCTTCTTTAGAAACTATCACTATCCTACTTTTAACTTTGCCGATGTTTTCGTCTTCTTTGGAGTTTCTTTACTGCTTCTTAAGGGTTTTAGGGAAAGTTGACTTTGTTTTTGTGGCGGATAATTTTAAGATGGTCATTTATAATGGAAAAGAGGTGATATAATTGGGGAGCTCCAGGGTCTCCCACTCCTTCGTTGAAGAGTTACTCTCTCAGGTTGATATAGTAGATGTTATCTCCCACTACGTCCCTTTAAAGCAGGTTGGGAGGAACTTTACGACCCTGTGTCCTTTCCACCACGAAAGAACTCCCTCATTTGTTGTCAGTCCTGAAAAGCAGATTTTCAAGTGCTTTGGCTGTGGAGTTGGGGGAAATGCAATAACTTTTGTGGAGAAGTACGAAGGAGTTTCTTTCTACGAGGCTGTAAAGAGAGTTGCTGAAATCTGTGGAGTAGAGCTCTCCCAAGAAGACTTTAAGGATAGGGAAGAAGGTTTAGAAGTTGAGGAGTTCGGGTATAGGGTTGCAAAGCTTTTTAACTCTTACTTAGAAAAAGTTTCAGACTATTTGGAGAGTAGAGGTATTGATAGGGAAACAGCCGATAGGTTCCTTTTAGGCTACGCACCGAGGGGCTACTTAAGGGAACTTAGGGATATACCGAAAGAGGTTCTGGGAGCTCTCGGCCTTGTTAGTCAAAGTGGTAAAGAGTTTTTTTTCGATAGACTTATAATTCCAATCTTCAATCACTCTGGGAAAGTTGTAGCCTTTGCCGGCAGGACTTTAAGGGAGAGCGGTTCTCCTAAGTACATAAACAGTCCTGAGAGTAATCTCTTTAAAAAGGGTTCTCTCCTTTACGGTTTCTACCAGTCAAGGGAAGAGGTCCTGAAGAGCCGCCAAGTTATAGTTGTTGAAGGTTATTTTGACGTTATCTCCCTCCATAAGGTAGGGGTTAAGAGGGCCGTTGCTCCTATGGGAACTTCCCTCACAGAGAACCACGTTAAGTTTATTAAGCGCTACTGCAACAGGCCTCTCCTTCTTTTTGACGGAGACGGTGCCGGGAGGAAAGCAACGGTTCGCTCAGCTGGGCTCTTTCTGAAGTTCGGCTGTGAACCTTTAGTTGTTCAGCTTCCTGAAGGGGAGGATCCCGATAGCCTCTCAAGGAGAGATCCTCAGCTTTTGGAGAAGCTCATCGCAGCTCCTCAACCCTTTATAGGGTGGGCTATTAAGAGCGCAAAGGTGGTTTCGGCTGAAGAGAGGGGGGATTTCCTGAGGTTAATTGCCCAGAGTATAGCTCCTCTTCAGTCGGTTAACCCTATCCTGTTTAAGGAGTACTTATCCCTTCTCTCTGCAGAGTTTGGAATTGACGAAAGGTGGGTAAAACTGTACTCCCCTAGGTTCTTTAAGGAGAAGAATCAATCTGAAGAAGAGCCAATACCCTTCCACGAGAAAGTTTTCCTTAAAGCCCTCCTTGAGGGAAGCTTGAAACTTCCTGTGGAGCTCTCCCCAACAGTCTTTGTTTCTTCAAAGGTAGCTAAGCTCTATACGGTCTTGATAAAGACGGAAGTGAGGGAACCTACCATTTTGCAGAGTCAGTACCCTGAGGAAGCCGGTTTGATATCGGAGCTCCTTCTAATGGAAGTATCTGAAGATGACGTTCTCAAGTCTATGTGCAGGCTCTTGACAAAGGAGCTTGAGAGGAGATTGAAAAAGACAAAGGAACTTAAGGAGAAGATGAGGATAAAGAGGATAATCTTTAGCTTAAAGAAGGGAGATTTAGGAGTTGTCAGTCAAGTAAAAACCAATTAAGGAGGTGGTCTTGGAACGGGTAAACTTTGACGAGATTATAGCCTTAGGTAGGGACAAGGGCTACATTACCTTTGATGAGCTGATGGAGCACCTGGACGAGGAGGTGCTCACACCAGAGCTCATAGAAGAGCTTATAACCCAACTGGACGAGTACGATATTCACATTATACCAAAAGAGGGGGAGGAGCAGGTTGACTTATCTAAACTTCAGATAACGATTGCTCCTGATACTCTTCCCCGTTCAGATGACCCAATTCGCCTCTACTTAAGGGAGATGAGCGGGATCTCTCTCTTAAAGAGGCACGAAGAGATCTCCCTTGCTAAGAGGGTTGAGCTTGGGAGGAAGGCGTTAGTAAGGTATCTCCTGAAGACAAACGCAGTTCTTAACTACGTTCTTGAGGTAGAGGAAAAGATAAAGGAAGGAGAGATTAAAGTAAGGGATATAATGCGTTCTCCCGATGAATTTGCAGAGGGAGGAGAGAGCCAGAGGAAGAAAAAGTTCTTTGCCATTACTGAAGAAATAAAGAACCTCCTTCCTCAGTTTCAAAAGCTTCAGAAGCAGTACAGGAGAAATAAGAAAAACCCAGAGGTTAAGAGAGAGTTCCTTAAAGTTTGGGCGAGAATCAACAACCTTTTAAGGCAACTTCCACTTTCCTACTCAATTTATGAAAGAATGGCCGACGATATATACAAAAAATATAAGCTCCTTAAGAAGAGTGAAAGGAGTATTCAGAAGTTAAGCGGGAAACTTTCATTTATAGGGATTCCTATAGAGGAGATATGTTACAAGCTTGATGATGATGAGGTGAGGGAGAAGATAGACGCTTCTCCTTACACGACGAGAGAAATTAAGAAAATGGTTAAGAAGTACCTTGATACGAAGGAGACCTATAAACAGATCATAGATTCCCTTGATATGCCGAGGAACGCCTTCTATAAACTTGCAGAGAAGATCTACTTCTATAAGAAGGATTCCCAGGAGGCCAAGCAGATCTTGGTTCGCTCAAACTTGAGGTTAGTTGTGAGTATTGCTAAGAAATACATAAACAGGGGGCTTCACTTCCTTGACCTGATTCAAGAAGGGAATATAGGCCTTATGAAAGCCGTTGATAAGTTTGAGTACAGGCGGGGTTATAAATTTTCAACCTACGCTACTTGGTGGATTAGACAGGCCATAACCAGGGCAATTGCCGATCAGGCTAGGACCATAAGGATTCCGGTTCATATGATAGAAACTATTAATAAGGTGATAAAGATTTCCCGCCAAATGTTCCTTGAGATGGGAAGGGAGCCAAGGCCTGAAGAGATTGCAGAAAGGTTAAGGATGCCTGCAAGCAAAGTTCGTTCAATTCTTCAGCTTGCTCAGGAACCAGTTTCCCTTGAAACTCCGATTGGTGACGATGAGGATAGTACCCTCGGGAACTTTATTGAGGATACGAAGAGCCCTATCCCTGAGCATGAGGTTATAAAGAAGGACTTACAGGAAAAGGTAAATCAGCTCCTTTCACAGCTGAGTGAAAGGGAAGCTTTAGTTCTAAAGCTCAGGTTCGGACTTGACGGTTATCCGGAACACACTTTAGAGCAGGTTGGTAAAGAGCTTAAAGTTACGAGGGAGAGGATAAGGCAGATAGAGTCTAAGGCTTTGAGGAAGTTGAGGAACGCAGGTCTTAATATAGATCTCTCTATTTTCCTTGAGAGGTAGGGGTTATTCCCCTTTCCTCTCCCTTAACCAATTTAGGAATTCCTTAAAGTCCTCTGGGACTTCAGACTTAACTTCTATTTTCTTCTCGGTTTCAGGGTGTTTAAATGAAATTTTCCTGCTGTGGAGGAGAATCCTCGGTGCAAACAGGAGCTCCTCCTTCCAACTTCCCCTGTAGTACTTAAACTCACCTACAACAGGGTGGCCGATTTGAGCTAGGTGTCTTCTTATCTGGTGTTTCCTTCCGGTTTCTATCCTTACTTTTAGTAAGGTTGTCCCTTTAAAGATTTCAACAGGTTCCACTTCAGTCACTGCTGGCTTTCCCTCAATAGGAGTCTTTATTACCCTTTTCCTTCTTAATTCTCCTTTAACTAAAGCAAAGTACTCTTTCTCTAACTCTCTCCTCCTAAAGAGCTCTTTAAACCTATCAAATATATCTTTCCCCTCTACTGCAATTATTACTCCTGATGTTTGCTTGTCCAGCCTGTGGACTACCCTTAAATCCGGATTGAATTCCTTCCTAATGATGTCTTCCAAACTTCCCTTTCCTTCGTTTGTTGTTATGAAAGGAGGTTTGTTAAAGATCCAAATCTCCCCTTCCCTTTTAAGGAGTTTAACTTCAGGCTTCTTAAATAAGTCTTCTGGATAGGGAAAGATTATTCTTTCTCCTCCCTTTAAGGTCTTTCTTCCTATTAGCTCTTTCCTGTAGTTAACGGATACCAAACCCTCATCTATTAACTTTTTTGCCCTCTTCTTTGAGCCTACTGCCTTACCGACCTCTTCCACCAGTTTTTTCCTTTTTTCTCCTAGAAATTTAAACTTTTCCATCTCTTCTCCTATAGAAAAAATCAATGCTAAAGATAGTTGTATTAAGGAGTTGTCTTTTTAATTTTAAAAATGAAAGTAAATTGAAAACAAATTTCAGGAGGGAAAAAATGGCATTAGTAGGTCAAAAAGCACCTGAGTTTAAAGTTCAGGCCTATGATCCGGTAAACAAGAAGT includes:
- a CDS encoding TonB-dependent receptor; translated protein: MGRIFLVLATLLLTSQAVAEDVIVEATSSLEPVSSATLVERKGVKEILDSFSGVNLISLSSAPTPRDVVFLRGFTPERFYVYYGEVPLNGSGIRGNFYFDLSSLPHFIRKVRVIYGPSVVYGSNPGGNVILEPEGFPINKEFSFSASAGSYNTYKSSLKLSLPAGLTGVRLSFQGLSSKGYLRNDSSKTESLELGLFRFIGDSSVLKFTTFLSRVRDGFPVLNTPKVEASNYDDNYPKVEVTYFSLACAPYCKMKLIDRDGDNYLIRQVERYSLDLLTQTDKGELDFTLYFNRAKKWEDYYGFFKTPKGVKLISMKLEGTDDFTYGFRTLYSQKPFKLGAEFNSSGYGSIEKNGKELTNSNLHALRRGALFAEVERELLGLKLRGGFRVERWLGRGTSGDTELLPAISLFKEVGENTFYFGVGRVYRPPKAEELKWYSAGRTLLKRFGYNYKLKDEEGWDLEAGVRNKNLSVRFFDYRIKNYIVSNFLAAQKVLHRSFPYRVIENLSWVKNRGVEVSYQKSLGSYSYLVSYTYQNFSHSSSSFTPSETPSPKVLVPKSKLVLSLRRGNFLLNKDWAEVEMKAYSKRSGVSEKVPGFTVFSFSYGLKPFKRLDLSIKIDNVFDRKYYFVEGYRMPGRNFSVNLTYAFGER
- a CDS encoding TonB family protein yields the protein MRGETLLSYIFSLLIHFFIISLLISWTSSLCLKKEKREFSIPVELSWEVPSQPKLEKLNQKGSSLKERKVQPKRKKEVQRTQNFKVKPKRKLKKVSKVKRKLTRKLTKREVNKLSSKKSAFSKIKEKNPIKRKVESFRGKAPEPKRDLLCSRPANEPEGNALGSSKKKKEVQNLEAKSFSKEGNLGKRSSFNPQDYRKLVISTLNKNKFYPPLARRLGIEGRVELRITFNRKGEPVKVEVLNSPHFVLKKAAVKLVKKSSFPPLPEDYPEDTLTLKVGIVYKLVD
- the murB gene encoding UDP-N-acetylmuramate dehydrogenase; this encodes MKVKVLTAKELTTLGIGRPTRVYFPENLSELSLLVREGFKPIGGGSNSVVSGETSLISLKGFQRVELKEKEITLGAGVPLRKVLKLQMKRGFLLFEFLAGIPRATVGGLIAQNAGAFNREVKELLKEVTFVTYSGEVKKLTEFKGFSYRESPFPKSGVVVEAKFKIEKEEKEKVKEKIREFVLRRLSKQPPFFLRTAGSTFKNPPEESAGRLLDKCGLRGFSLGDLKFSEKHANFLINEGKGTLKDFQEIVEIGKERVRELFGIELNLEVKIL
- a CDS encoding CTP synthase, which produces MASKLIFVTGGVLSSIGKGITASSIGTLLESRGLKVTIQKLDPYLNVDAGTMNPYQHGEVYVTEDGAETDLDLGHYERFTSAVMKRINNVTSGQIYQEIIQKERKGEFLGGTVQVIPHVTNLIKEKIKQLMSTDVDVVIVEVGGTVGDIEGLPFLEAIRQLGAEVGKSNAIYIHVTYVPYVKSAGELKTKPTQHSVKELRAIGIQPDIIVCRSERSIPQQVKRKIALFANLKEHEVVTAKDLSTIYEVPLVLQKEKIDQLIIEKLQLPVSQEADLSEWKKVVDKIKKPQEGSVKIAIVGKYVELPDAYKSIVESFVHAGAANNVKVDIKWVNAEELDQVEPEEFLSDVYGILVPGGFGERGVEGKIRAVKFARENRIPFFGICLGMQCAVIEFARNVAGLEGAHSSEFSKTTPYPVIDLMEEQKGVKEKGGTMRLGAYPCVLKEDTFSYKAYGVKEISERHRHRYEFNNAFRETLEKAGLVIAGTSPDGKLVEVVEIKNHPWFVAVQYHPEFKSRPRKPHPLFVNFVKAAKELRDRFEG
- the kdsB gene encoding 3-deoxy-manno-octulosonate cytidylyltransferase codes for the protein MEDAVVVIPARLGSTRLPNKPLIPVAGVPLIVRTVRAVKAFASNVIVATDSHKVKELVNREGVEAVITPSDLPSGTDRVYEAVKGLPYPFIVNVQGDEPFVEEGHVLPLYRALKEGCLFSTVATPFRDLKEVENPNRVKVVLDKEFNAIYFSRSPIPFIREGDSKPEHYLKHIGIYGFRKEALEMFVNWPVGRLESLEKLEQLRILENGYKIRVSVVEREPLGIDTPEDLERAEKILKRG
- the purQ gene encoding phosphoribosylformylglycinamidine synthase subunit PurQ, which gives rise to MKFGIPVYPGSNCDRDVGWVIEKVLGHEVVYLWHKDRDLKGIDCVIVPGGFSYGDYLRAGAMAKLSPITEEICEFAERGGLVMGICNGFQILLESGLLPGAMLPNKTLSFICKFVHLKVENVDTPFTNLYKKGEVVRIPIAHAEGNYTCPPETLKEIEENGQVVVRYSSPEGVVSPEFNPNGSLNNIAGICNKRGNVFGLMPHPERASEAILGSTDGLRMFQSIVEGVLKA
- the purS gene encoding phosphoribosylformylglycinamidine synthase subunit PurS, whose amino-acid sequence is MASFLVKVLITYRKGILDPQGVAVEKAAHQLGFTSVKNVRVGKYVTMEIEAESREEVEREIKEMAKKFLVNPVIEEYTYEIEELEE
- a CDS encoding CPBP family intramembrane glutamic endopeptidase, producing MAFKKCSNCSFVKSYFLVILVAAFTLRFLPQYSIFVNTLLLIGIPVLIYRKDAYELGFRNFLSGLKWGLLVSVIVLGVYFILCSSFSKVNFGFSVNALLFYLSVAIGEEVFFRGFFYSLFDNEEILKGFLTKNNLVSSTLFGVAHSLIYYDPSMFKVFFPSLVMGWLYERSGSIVAPVIFHWLSDLIYQFVRCV